From the genome of Prevotella herbatica, one region includes:
- a CDS encoding HigA family addiction module antitoxin encodes MNEIKRLPTHPGDVLKEELESRGISQKYYSELIGVSYTMLNEILNGKRPVTTDFALIVEASLGINPEMLINMQTRYNMALSCRSNKLSERLDNIRKICAVL; translated from the coding sequence ATGAACGAGATAAAGAGATTACCAACTCACCCTGGAGATGTGCTCAAAGAAGAACTTGAGAGTAGGGGAATCAGTCAGAAATATTATTCTGAGCTGATAGGAGTTTCTTACACTATGCTCAATGAAATATTAAATGGCAAACGCCCTGTAACTACAGACTTCGCTCTGATAGTAGAGGCTTCGCTAGGTATTAATCCAGAGATGCTTATTAATATGCAGACTCGTTATAATATGGCATTATCTTGTAGAAGCAACAAATTGTCTGAACGACTTGATAATATCAGAAAGATTTGTGCTGTATTATAA
- a CDS encoding RNA-directed DNA polymerase yields MNQNQYGTGEQDLFAPGEEGGICLEDVFTAYFDCRRHKRGSYNALAFEYDYERKCVDLWKAINAGTYRPLRSIVFIVTHPVLREVFAPSFESRVVDHMIASKIEPLLEKQFIEDNYATRKDKGTLYGINRIYQHIRECSANYTQDCYIMKLDIRSFFMSLPKQMVHRNMEKFIIDNYHEKDLPALLFMLRSILLDNPEQHCVRRCPRSKWKDLPPDKSLFNSDGKHGLPIGRLTSQLSAAFTLDPLDHLITEDWGIKHYGRYVDDMVLIDRSEDRLLEIKQRIYSWLSERGMELHPKKMYLQHYTKGVNFIGGRIMPGRLYIHNRSLGFAFDKLIMWNKLAESNENFAKEHAEQYIAVLNSYLGMLRQYSAYNQRRKLIKNIGKEWWNVMYIQGHLEKAVLKKENSILRCPW; encoded by the coding sequence ATGAATCAAAATCAATATGGAACTGGAGAGCAGGATCTCTTTGCTCCAGGAGAAGAAGGAGGTATATGTCTAGAGGACGTATTTACCGCCTACTTTGACTGTAGACGCCATAAACGCGGTTCGTATAATGCACTTGCCTTTGAATACGATTATGAGCGAAAGTGTGTGGACTTATGGAAGGCAATAAATGCCGGCACATATCGTCCCCTGCGCTCTATCGTATTTATAGTTACTCATCCTGTATTAAGAGAAGTTTTTGCTCCGTCTTTTGAAAGTCGTGTTGTAGACCACATGATTGCAAGCAAGATAGAGCCATTACTTGAGAAACAGTTTATTGAAGACAATTATGCAACAAGGAAAGATAAGGGTACACTTTATGGTATAAATCGTATTTATCAACATATACGTGAATGCTCAGCAAACTATACTCAGGATTGCTATATAATGAAACTTGATATTCGTTCTTTTTTTATGAGTCTTCCTAAGCAGATGGTACATCGTAACATGGAAAAATTCATCATAGATAACTATCATGAAAAAGATTTGCCAGCATTATTGTTTATGCTACGATCTATATTGCTGGATAATCCGGAGCAGCATTGTGTGCGTAGATGTCCTAGAAGTAAATGGAAAGACCTTCCTCCGGATAAGAGTCTCTTTAATAGTGATGGCAAACATGGACTTCCAATAGGTAGGCTAACAAGCCAATTATCAGCAGCATTTACACTTGATCCACTTGATCATTTGATAACAGAAGACTGGGGCATAAAACATTATGGACGCTATGTTGACGATATGGTTCTGATAGATAGAAGTGAAGACAGATTGTTAGAAATCAAACAGCGTATTTACTCATGGCTTTCAGAACGTGGCATGGAATTGCATCCTAAAAAAATGTATTTGCAGCATTATACAAAAGGTGTTAACTTTATTGGTGGTCGCATCATGCCAGGTAGATTATATATCCATAATCGTTCGTTAGGTTTTGCCTTTGATAAGCTCATCATGTGGAATAAGCTTGCTGAAAGTAATGAGAATTTTGCGAAAGAACATGCAGAACAATATATAGCAGTTTTAAATTCTTATTTAGGAATGCTGCGTCAATATTCGGCGTATAATCAGCGCAGGAAGTTGATAAAGAATATCGGCAAGGAGTGGTGGAATGTAATGTATATACAAGGACACCTAGAAAAAGCCGTATTAAAGAAAGAAAACTCAATTCTACGATGTCCCTGGTGA
- a CDS encoding MutS N-terminal domain-containing protein: MKELELIEKQKSGDNKYLYLVKVGMFYHAYDAAAYAISRLMHYKIKRKHRRGGDVLVAGFPISGIQKAISMITSAGGKISEEAEGVIIFTGVDASADENMVVDDKEKEIKETVSINYPLVDAIKSFDLMNSSPMNAMHFISVLKSMVS; this comes from the coding sequence ATGAAAGAACTAGAGCTAATAGAAAAACAAAAGAGTGGTGATAATAAATATCTATACTTAGTAAAAGTAGGTATGTTTTATCACGCATACGATGCAGCAGCTTATGCCATATCTAGGCTAATGCATTATAAAATAAAACGTAAACACCGTCGTGGTGGTGATGTGCTGGTTGCAGGTTTCCCTATATCGGGTATACAAAAAGCTATAAGCATGATAACATCAGCCGGTGGAAAAATATCAGAAGAGGCAGAAGGGGTCATTATCTTTACGGGAGTTGATGCCTCTGCTGATGAAAATATGGTAGTAGACGATAAAGAAAAAGAAATAAAAGAAACGGTGTCAATCAATTATCCATTAGTTGATGCCATAAAGAGTTTTGATTTGATGAATTCGTCTCCTATGAATGCGATGCACTTCATATCAGTGTTAAAGTCAATGGTGAGTTAA
- a CDS encoding four helix bundle protein, which produces MALSHELPIYRDTMKLLSLTIEKTKCYPRFYRYTVGEKMVNINLDMLSLIYRANSSYEKISILSDFLDKYNLITMLYRISVEQHVITERQYAVIALLLQQIGKQATSWKVYNEKCANRK; this is translated from the coding sequence ATGGCATTATCTCATGAATTACCGATCTATCGTGATACAATGAAGTTATTGAGTTTAACAATAGAGAAAACAAAATGTTATCCACGCTTTTACCGCTATACGGTTGGCGAAAAAATGGTGAATATAAATCTAGATATGTTGTCCCTGATATATAGAGCAAACAGCAGTTACGAAAAAATAAGTATACTGTCTGATTTTCTAGATAAGTATAATCTAATAACAATGCTTTATCGCATTAGTGTAGAGCAACATGTTATAACCGAACGCCAGTATGCTGTGATAGCCCTGTTGCTTCAGCAAATAGGAAAGCAGGCAACTAGTTGGAAAGTATACAACGAAAAGTGCGCTAACAGAAAATAG
- a CDS encoding DUF4906 domain-containing protein, with translation MKNSIHTIYSLSVSFVLMCLCLFLASCAWEELPSAPQVSEDTTTVKLTFCINDGNQTRAITSANENTVSDITVLVFDNTNSLIGSKYVSSVAATSVSVPVTTRSATGCTIYAIANTGSSSYFAGVNTISKLNTMYTTLASADALESSGSTAGSTGALMIGKASANITTGGANQFAIPLYHQCSKFSFTITPASGVTITGYQLCNVPLSSYITDSHVPASASTVVGPPPAGTGSYGNFTAVSGLSQTTALSKTYYVYENLCGSNSNATSEALRNSSNAPTSASYLLVNAKGSNWTSTYRIYLGGVTNVATPLSDLTNFNVYRNLNYQCNITLGASGGNGDARVTYTATTASGRSNMYMGDAPIGNYLYSDGTNGTTFKSGQTVGIIFSSEVTQAQYDAGCRHGRALALKDAYSGSTCAWSNSYSSPYPNQTVHPYCQDFKTCFNDVSSGYDALSANSSYVGSSSNPAWYYCNNYSDGTTHSGSLVGRKWYLPSAGDWWDIMENLCTWTDPQKTTIKGMRTSPNGIGTYMISGLPSGVYYSTFDTKLTTASGTALNHGNYYWCASECDSSGAVLVYFNPSYVIVPCGCKNYGHYVRAVLAF, from the coding sequence ATGAAGAATTCTATTCACACCATATATTCTCTTTCAGTCTCATTCGTGCTGATGTGCCTGTGTCTTTTCCTTGCATCCTGTGCTTGGGAGGAACTCCCGTCTGCTCCACAGGTTAGTGAAGACACAACAACGGTAAAGCTGACGTTCTGCATCAATGACGGAAATCAGACACGCGCCATCACTTCAGCCAACGAGAATACTGTGAGCGATATCACAGTTCTTGTCTTCGACAATACCAATTCCCTAATCGGCAGCAAGTATGTGTCATCCGTTGCAGCTACCTCCGTTTCTGTTCCTGTGACAACGCGTTCAGCGACTGGATGCACTATCTATGCCATTGCCAATACAGGTTCTTCGAGTTACTTTGCAGGTGTGAATACCATTTCTAAACTCAATACGATGTACACTACGCTGGCCAGTGCCGATGCTTTGGAGAGTAGCGGCAGTACAGCCGGCAGTACGGGAGCTCTAATGATAGGTAAGGCATCTGCCAATATCACAACAGGTGGAGCCAATCAGTTTGCCATCCCTTTATACCATCAGTGCAGCAAGTTCAGCTTCACGATAACTCCTGCAAGCGGTGTAACGATTACAGGTTATCAGCTCTGCAATGTCCCTCTTAGCAGTTATATCACAGACAGCCATGTGCCCGCATCAGCCTCTACTGTAGTCGGTCCTCCTCCAGCAGGAACAGGCAGCTATGGTAACTTTACTGCCGTGAGCGGTTTGAGCCAGACTACCGCGTTGTCCAAGACCTACTATGTATACGAGAACCTGTGCGGTAGCAACAGTAATGCCACCTCAGAGGCACTCCGCAACAGCAGTAATGCTCCCACTTCAGCTAGTTACCTTCTTGTTAATGCTAAGGGTAGCAACTGGACATCCACCTATAGAATCTATCTCGGAGGCGTAACAAATGTAGCCACTCCATTAAGCGATTTAACTAATTTTAATGTCTACCGCAATTTGAACTATCAGTGCAATATAACTCTTGGTGCAAGTGGTGGCAATGGAGATGCAAGAGTAACCTATACTGCAACAACAGCAAGCGGTAGAAGTAATATGTATATGGGTGATGCCCCTATAGGTAACTATCTTTATAGTGACGGTACAAACGGCACAACTTTCAAGTCAGGTCAAACGGTTGGTATCATCTTTTCGAGTGAGGTTACTCAAGCTCAATATGATGCCGGTTGCCGTCATGGTAGGGCACTTGCGTTGAAAGATGCATATAGTGGTAGTACTTGTGCTTGGTCAAATTCTTATAGTTCACCTTATCCAAACCAGACCGTTCACCCTTACTGTCAGGATTTTAAGACATGTTTTAATGATGTAAGCAGCGGTTATGATGCATTAAGTGCCAATAGCAGCTATGTTGGTAGCAGTAGTAATCCTGCATGGTATTATTGTAATAACTACAGCGATGGTACTACGCATAGCGGTTCTTTGGTTGGTAGAAAATGGTATCTTCCCAGTGCTGGTGACTGGTGGGATATAATGGAGAATCTTTGTACATGGACAGATCCTCAAAAGACAACTATAAAAGGCATGCGTACAAGTCCTAATGGTATAGGTACATATATGATATCAGGTTTGCCAAGTGGTGTTTATTATTCAACCTTTGATACGAAATTAACAACAGCATCTGGCACAGCATTGAATCATGGTAATTACTATTGGTGTGCTTCAGAGTGTGATAGTAGCGGCGCCGTACTAGTTTACTTCAATCCTTCGTACGTCATCGTTCCCTGCGGCTGTAAGAACTATGGTCATTATGTCCGGGCAGTTCTGGCTTTTTAA
- a CDS encoding FimB/Mfa2 family fimbrial subunit, whose amino-acid sequence MKIRHILITCILLAMLSPLMCSCINDDESLRVQYNVGVRLTTRTGEVLPDSVAGSVHAYMFIEGRYSHEVSREPDGRYYLCFDNRQTMRLVAVGLGSSDSVQLVPPVLGDSLGSVCARLRNYGESRSATRTSGTITEITPMSYICYGGFSYSPGDALRDSSFATLVMMNKNVRIHVVIRNLLSQMGAGNYTVKLEGFRSALAFDGSIKGDSVVYEPHGGFDSNGVFSTDIINAMPTAEGDSVTFTLYKNDNPIFKRTTDSYGAPITLSPEDDKAIVVDVGVMGVNLRVMPWSEVNSGTVFY is encoded by the coding sequence ATGAAAATTAGGCATATACTTATCACCTGCATCCTTCTGGCTATGCTTTCGCCCCTAATGTGTAGCTGCATCAACGACGACGAGAGCCTTCGTGTGCAGTACAATGTTGGCGTTCGCCTAACCACGAGGACAGGCGAGGTGTTGCCTGATTCCGTGGCAGGCAGCGTGCATGCCTATATGTTTATAGAGGGGCGCTACTCCCATGAGGTTTCCAGAGAGCCTGACGGTCGCTACTATCTCTGCTTCGACAACCGCCAGACCATGCGTCTTGTTGCTGTGGGGTTAGGCAGTAGTGACAGCGTTCAGCTCGTTCCTCCAGTCTTGGGAGATTCCCTTGGCAGCGTCTGCGCAAGACTCCGCAACTATGGTGAGTCCCGCTCTGCGACAAGGACCTCAGGCACCATCACCGAGATCACTCCGATGAGCTATATCTGCTACGGCGGTTTCAGCTACAGTCCCGGCGATGCACTTCGCGACTCCAGCTTTGCCACCCTTGTCATGATGAATAAGAACGTGCGCATCCACGTCGTGATCCGCAACCTTCTCAGTCAGATGGGAGCAGGTAACTACACCGTAAAGCTAGAAGGCTTCCGCAGTGCTCTTGCCTTCGACGGCAGTATCAAGGGTGACAGCGTGGTCTATGAGCCTCATGGCGGCTTCGACAGCAACGGGGTATTCTCCACGGATATTATCAATGCCATGCCTACCGCCGAGGGTGATAGTGTTACCTTCACCCTTTACAAGAACGACAATCCGATATTTAAGCGCACCACGGACTCTTATGGCGCCCCGATAACCCTTTCGCCTGAAGACGACAAGGCAATCGTCGTTGATGTGGGCGTGATGGGTGTAAACCTTAGAGTGATGCCCTGGAGTGAAGTCAACAGCGGAACAGTGTTTTACTAG
- a CDS encoding tetratricopeptide repeat protein → MKLLQSAFFLLAFSGTVSAASAQTVYGGQIYVNSENFTRQGDLLRVRMKVSYDSSVVGSCESLVFTPVLKTDSAVSVLSSVVINGRERERDAHRTEVLSDNRRNMPIVVKDSHAAKRYFIYDTTVPYKDWMQECRMYVESEELNCTGHRGHVYEDLVLKNIYLHDMSNDNPDPNVHYYNLMDYVQFLQPQGSDIDKFHRSGEIQIFGNKSLAKLSGSRFNRTVFNTIATDVKSELQRYGTSLVGLRINGFGAPIGNYRRNESEAMERSLDLKKYLMKQKLTNRNDLTVGWLAEDWDSISSLVAGSGMNLREAVVDIIKSIDVVNGREREIQNIGHGMPYEYMVKFIFPKVYRIKYTLTFRHDGFDSNSAMQHLGSNPATMTLGELYATAAFYKKGSREYNDIVDLTARLFPDNPEANINAAGVALTRNDVTLAHKYLKRWETDSRAYCNMGLLYLSEGNRDKAEVYLKMAKAAGVTQADKALSELMKMK, encoded by the coding sequence ATGAAACTATTACAATCTGCATTCTTTCTTCTTGCCTTTAGCGGAACGGTATCCGCAGCATCCGCCCAGACTGTCTACGGCGGACAGATCTACGTCAACTCCGAGAACTTCACCCGTCAGGGTGACCTTCTCCGTGTACGCATGAAGGTAAGCTATGACAGCAGTGTCGTGGGAAGCTGTGAGTCGCTCGTCTTCACTCCTGTGCTGAAGACAGACAGCGCGGTCTCAGTGCTTTCCTCAGTGGTCATCAACGGTCGTGAGCGTGAGCGTGATGCCCATCGCACAGAGGTCCTTTCCGACAATCGCCGCAACATGCCCATCGTTGTCAAGGACAGCCATGCCGCCAAGCGCTACTTCATTTACGACACTACAGTTCCTTATAAGGACTGGATGCAGGAGTGCCGCATGTATGTAGAGAGCGAGGAACTTAACTGCACAGGTCACCGCGGCCATGTCTACGAGGACCTTGTGCTGAAGAACATCTACCTCCACGACATGAGCAACGACAATCCCGATCCTAATGTTCACTATTATAATCTGATGGACTATGTACAGTTCCTTCAGCCTCAGGGATCCGATATAGATAAGTTCCACCGCAGCGGTGAGATTCAGATCTTCGGCAACAAGTCTCTTGCCAAACTCAGCGGCAGCAGATTCAACCGCACCGTGTTCAATACCATCGCCACTGACGTGAAAAGTGAATTGCAGCGTTACGGTACGAGCCTCGTAGGTCTTCGCATCAACGGTTTCGGTGCTCCTATCGGCAACTACCGCCGCAACGAGAGTGAGGCAATGGAGCGTTCTCTTGATTTGAAGAAGTACTTGATGAAGCAGAAGCTCACCAATCGTAACGACCTTACCGTAGGCTGGCTTGCTGAGGACTGGGACAGTATCTCTTCACTTGTAGCAGGTAGCGGCATGAATCTTCGTGAAGCCGTTGTAGACATCATCAAGAGCATCGACGTAGTCAACGGTCGTGAGCGTGAAATTCAGAACATCGGTCACGGTATGCCCTATGAGTATATGGTGAAGTTTATCTTCCCGAAAGTCTATCGCATCAAATATACGCTGACCTTCCGTCACGATGGTTTCGACAGCAACTCTGCTATGCAGCATCTTGGTTCAAATCCAGCCACGATGACGCTGGGTGAACTCTATGCTACAGCGGCATTCTACAAGAAGGGTTCTCGTGAATATAACGATATCGTGGACCTGACCGCGCGTCTCTTCCCTGATAATCCCGAGGCAAACATCAATGCAGCCGGTGTGGCTCTCACACGTAACGATGTAACCCTTGCGCATAAGTATCTTAAGCGCTGGGAGACTGATTCAAGAGCCTACTGCAATATGGGACTTCTTTATCTTAGCGAGGGCAACCGCGATAAGGCAGAGGTTTACCTAAAGATGGCAAAGGCAGCCGGAGTTACTCAGGCAGACAAAGCTTTGAGCGAACTGATGAAGATGAAATAA
- a CDS encoding DUF3575 domain-containing protein has translation MSKLKFHSTKCRVSDIILKSFLVLLVLLSSLRLHAQSVALKSNLLYDALCIPSLGTEVRLDSTLTLSVSSTYCPISYGSDRKWKNWSVQYEARHWFRKSFRGPYIGVFGIHGGFNLNRIPIFRLTSHRAEGNFNGAGLTFGFHRILSPHWGIDTSLSAGYLHLRYRHYREGTYGYLEYTKGRDYVGPVSLSVSLVYIIK, from the coding sequence ATGAGCAAATTAAAATTTCATAGTACGAAGTGTAGAGTAAGTGATATTATATTAAAGTCATTTTTGGTTTTATTGGTATTACTTTCGTCATTGCGCCTTCATGCGCAGTCTGTAGCGCTGAAATCCAATCTGCTCTATGATGCATTATGTATTCCATCCCTGGGTACTGAGGTCCGCCTTGACAGTACCCTTACCCTGAGTGTTTCTTCTACCTACTGCCCGATATCCTACGGCAGCGACCGTAAATGGAAGAACTGGTCTGTTCAGTATGAAGCCCGTCATTGGTTCCGCAAGTCCTTCCGTGGTCCCTATATAGGAGTCTTCGGCATTCATGGAGGCTTCAACCTAAACCGCATTCCCATATTCCGCCTTACCAGTCACCGTGCTGAGGGCAACTTCAACGGTGCCGGACTCACTTTCGGCTTCCATCGAATACTCTCTCCTCACTGGGGCATAGATACATCCCTTTCTGCGGGCTATCTCCATCTGCGCTACCGCCATTACCGTGAGGGAACCTATGGCTACCTTGAATATACAAAGGGTAGGGATTATGTCGGTCCGGTATCCCTTTCCGTATCGCTGGTGTATATCATTAAGTGA
- a CDS encoding tyrosine-type recombinase/integrase translates to MLRAIYNKAVMAGLARFVFNLFHDVFTGIDRNHKKALDESNLKEILTGEVKSLALKRVQLMAAAMYRLCGMPFVDLQHLSLNSVVDGVLKYNRQKTGNSVNIPINRDSCNLIKHLHLSNIDLSTESGYRHYQSLLRNFNAGLKRLADTLGVTVHISSYTFRHSWATNALRHHVPVEVISSALGHSDIRTTQIYLKGFDAAEIGKANSKVCKCLNVK, encoded by the coding sequence ATGCTCCGTGCCATCTACAACAAGGCGGTGATGGCAGGTCTTGCCCGATTTGTGTTCAACCTGTTTCATGACGTGTTCACGGGCATTGATAGAAACCACAAGAAGGCACTCGACGAATCTAATTTGAAGGAGATCCTGACTGGTGAGGTGAAAAGTCTAGCTCTGAAACGGGTGCAGCTAATGGCTGCAGCCATGTATCGACTTTGTGGTATGCCCTTTGTCGACCTGCAGCATTTAAGCCTTAATTCCGTTGTTGATGGTGTGTTGAAATACAACCGCCAAAAGACAGGAAACAGTGTTAATATTCCAATAAATAGGGATAGTTGCAACCTCATCAAGCATCTCCACCTATCAAATATAGATCTCAGTACTGAGTCCGGCTACAGGCACTATCAGTCATTGCTTCGCAATTTCAATGCTGGTCTAAAGCGCCTTGCAGATACCTTGGGCGTAACTGTTCATATATCCTCCTACACCTTCCGCCATTCGTGGGCAACAAATGCCCTCCGCCATCATGTGCCAGTTGAGGTGATCAGTTCAGCTCTCGGTCATTCCGATATCAGGACAACACAGATATATCTCAAAGGTTTTGATGCAGCTGAAATAGGTAAGGCAAACAGCAAGGTCTGCAAATGTCTGAATGTAAAATAA